In Bifidobacterium adolescentis ATCC 15703, the sequence TGGCGAGCGCATGTGGGAGTTCCTGGATCGCCTTCTGACCATGGCTCTGCCGCGTATCCGCGATTTCCGCGGCATCAACGGCGACCAGTTCGATGGTCAGGGCAACTACAACTTTGGCCTCACCGAGCAGTCCATGTTCCACGAGATCGATCCGGATTCGATCGATCACCAGCGTGGTATGGACATCACCGTGGTGACCAGCACCAAGGACGACAAGGAAGCTCGCGTGCTCCTGAAGCACCTCGGCTTCCCCTTCAAGGAGAACTGATATGGCAAAAACCGCTCTTAAGAACAAGGCGGCCGCTAAGCCGAAGTTCAAGGTGCGCGCCTATACGCGTTGCCAGGTCTGCGGTCGTCCTCACTCCGTCTACCGCAAGTTCGGCCTCTGCCGCATCTGCCTTCGTGAGAAGGCCCACCGCGGCGAGCTGCCCGGCGTTACGAAGTCCAGTTGGTAAATATCGACGCTGAAGGTCCGCGGCCCGATCGCCTCTAAGGCGTGAGGGCGGCGGAAACC encodes:
- a CDS encoding type Z 30S ribosomal protein S14, producing MAKTALKNKAAAKPKFKVRAYTRCQVCGRPHSVYRKFGLCRICLREKAHRGELPGVTKSSW